The following is a genomic window from Bacteroides acidifaciens.
TGTTTCAAATGAGAACGTAACTAGTGTCGAATCAGTATATTTAGTTGTATTATGGACTTACATTCAGGATTGCCCTATTGGGTTATTAAAAACTCGTTATTGGATTATTTTCATCCATTGGAGGATGATTTCTCTACGGATATTGTAGTGGTTGGCTCCGGGATAACCGGTGCTTTGATGGTGCACGAATTGTGCAGTGCCGGTTTGAAATGTTGTGTCGTTGACAAGCGCAGCATTGCGACGGGAAGCTCTGCGGCGAGTACTGCTTTGTTACAATATGAAATAGATGTTCCTCTTTGCCGTATGTCGGAAATGATTGGGGAGGATAATGCTATATCCGCATACCGTGCGTGTTTACAGTCGATTTCCGACATTGAAAAGGTATTGGAATCGACGGGGGTGGATGGTTGTTTTGAGAGGGTACCAAGTCTGTTCTATGCCAGCACTCCGAAAGATGAGCAACTTGTGAAGGAAGAATATGAAATGAGGAAAAAGCATAATCTGCCTGTCCGTTTGCTCGGGAAAGAAGAGATAAAGAAACATTATAAGCTGGAAGCACCGGGCTGTGGACTGTTGAACGAGATGTCAGCGCAAATTGACGCTTATAGAGCAGCTACCGGTCTGTTGCTTTATCATATGAAGAAAGACGGATTGGAAGTTTTTACTCATACGGGTGTAAAGGAGTG
Proteins encoded in this region:
- a CDS encoding NAD(P)/FAD-dependent oxidoreductase, encoding MDLHSGLPYWVIKNSLLDYFHPLEDDFSTDIVVVGSGITGALMVHELCSAGLKCCVVDKRSIATGSSAASTALLQYEIDVPLCRMSEMIGEDNAISAYRACLQSISDIEKVLESTGVDGCFERVPSLFYASTPKDEQLVKEEYEMRKKHNLPVRLLGKEEIKKHYKLEAPGCGLLNEMSAQIDAYRAATGLLLYHMKKDGLEVFTHTGVKECVEKQGGYVIETDGGHKINCKYVIVAAGFEAGKFLPQEIMDLTSTYALVSHPVNPDELWPEHCLIWETADPYLYIRTTGGNRIIIGGEDEKFCDPERRDALLRKKTRILEKKFKKLFPDIPFKTEMAWCGTFSTTKDGLPFIGTWPGKERMFFDLGYGGNGITFSMIGAQIICRQIQGMEDERSKIFGYERIEKYW